The proteins below are encoded in one region of Sporosarcina sp. FSL K6-1508:
- a CDS encoding ABC transporter permease, which produces MFSAIFGSVEQGIIYAIMALGVYITFRVLDFPDLTVDGSFVTGAAVAATMIVFGYHPLFATAVAIIIGFIAGCITGLLHTKGKINPLLAGILMMIALYSINLRIMGMTSESSVGRPNIPLLNAETLFSKFYAFWSTLGIDETINQFFSMLGVKYLPSTWGTLFLMIIATLLIKVVVDWFLQTEIGLAIRATGDNKKMIRSFSANTDTLVILGLGLSNALVAFSGALIAQYSKFSDIGMGIGMIIIGLASVIIGEAIFGTKTIMRTTLAVIAGAIIYRIVLGLALRVDFLDTGDMKLITAVIVIAALILPQYIDKRRELKRKAKRHTERLTFSDHKLEKGGNAVAETPID; this is translated from the coding sequence ATGTTTAGTGCTATTTTTGGCTCTGTAGAGCAAGGGATCATCTATGCAATTATGGCACTCGGCGTGTATATCACATTCCGTGTGCTGGATTTTCCTGATCTAACGGTTGATGGAAGTTTTGTAACGGGGGCAGCTGTTGCAGCCACAATGATTGTCTTTGGCTATCATCCGCTATTCGCAACTGCAGTAGCCATTATCATTGGATTTATTGCGGGTTGTATTACGGGTCTTTTACATACGAAAGGAAAGATTAATCCCTTACTTGCCGGTATCTTGATGATGATTGCATTGTACTCTATCAATTTAAGAATTATGGGCATGACGTCTGAAAGTTCTGTAGGACGCCCAAATATTCCATTGTTAAACGCGGAGACGTTGTTTAGTAAATTCTATGCGTTTTGGAGTACGCTTGGTATTGATGAGACGATCAATCAATTCTTCAGCATGCTAGGTGTTAAGTACTTGCCTTCTACATGGGGAACGTTATTTTTAATGATTATAGCTACATTACTCATTAAAGTCGTTGTAGATTGGTTTTTACAAACAGAAATCGGGCTTGCAATACGAGCAACTGGCGACAATAAGAAAATGATCCGCAGCTTTTCTGCGAACACAGATACACTTGTGATCCTAGGGTTAGGCCTTTCTAATGCGTTAGTCGCTTTCTCAGGCGCATTAATTGCCCAGTATTCAAAGTTTTCCGATATCGGCATGGGGATCGGCATGATTATTATTGGATTGGCTTCCGTTATTATCGGCGAGGCAATCTTTGGTACAAAAACAATTATGCGAACAACGCTTGCAGTTATTGCGGGCGCTATTATTTATAGAATCGTGCTAGGTCTAGCACTCCGAGTAGATTTTCTCGATACAGGAGATATGAAGTTAATCACTGCTGTTATCGTTATTGCAGCACTTATTTTACCGCAATACATTGATAAAAGACGAGAACTTAAAAGAAAAGCAAAGCGTCATACTGAACGATTAACATTCTCTGATCATAAGCTGGAAAAGGGAGGGAATGCAGTTGCTGAAACTCCAATAGATTAA
- a CDS encoding ABC transporter substrate-binding protein codes for MKTSWIKYALALFSVVFVLAACGSGESGNTSKTSTDNKEPGTNEETKKYKIGVTQIVEHPSLNAAFDGFKKAIEDAGLEVEYDIQNAQNDNSANTTIANNLVSTGVDLIFANSTPSAQAVASATQEIPIVFTSVTDAVSAELVASNESPGGNVTGTIDNHPDAIPNTMKFLQEEVGAKNVGMVFNAGEQNSRSQVDGVKELLKDMDMKVVEAPVATSADVKQATESLIGRVDAFYIITDNTVVSALESVISVANDNQLPLMVGEFDSVKRGGLAAYGFEYYDIGYEAGEMAVKILTGESTPADSPVQIPQNLKLIMNKDTAATIGLDIKDEWKAEFSE; via the coding sequence ATGAAGACAAGTTGGATAAAGTATGCATTGGCACTCTTTAGTGTGGTATTCGTCCTTGCAGCATGTGGTAGTGGAGAATCAGGTAACACTTCTAAGACATCAACAGACAACAAAGAGCCAGGAACTAATGAAGAAACAAAAAAATATAAAATTGGCGTGACTCAAATTGTGGAGCATCCCTCTTTGAACGCTGCCTTTGATGGTTTTAAAAAGGCAATTGAAGATGCGGGACTCGAGGTAGAATATGATATTCAAAATGCACAGAATGATAACAGTGCTAACACAACGATTGCAAATAACCTTGTCAGTACAGGGGTTGACTTGATTTTTGCTAACTCGACACCTAGTGCACAAGCTGTCGCAAGTGCAACGCAAGAAATTCCGATTGTCTTTACATCCGTTACAGATGCTGTAAGTGCTGAACTTGTAGCTTCCAATGAAAGTCCGGGTGGAAATGTGACGGGCACAATTGACAATCATCCTGATGCGATTCCTAATACAATGAAGTTCCTACAAGAAGAAGTTGGCGCGAAAAATGTGGGAATGGTATTCAATGCTGGTGAGCAGAACTCCCGTTCACAAGTAGACGGGGTTAAGGAACTGTTAAAAGATATGGATATGAAAGTAGTGGAGGCGCCTGTAGCGACCTCTGCCGATGTGAAACAGGCGACAGAATCTTTGATTGGCAGAGTGGATGCGTTCTATATCATTACGGATAATACAGTTGTATCCGCACTTGAATCTGTTATATCTGTTGCGAATGATAATCAGCTCCCTCTGATGGTCGGTGAATTCGACTCAGTTAAACGTGGTGGCTTGGCAGCATATGGCTTTGAATATTACGACATTGGCTATGAAGCAGGTGAAATGGCTGTTAAGATTTTGACAGGTGAAAGCACACCTGCAGATTCACCGGTTCAGATTCCACAAAACTTAAAACTGATCATGAACAAAGATACAGCAGCTACTATCGGTCTTGATATTAAGGACGAATGGAAAGCTGAATTCAGCGAATAA
- a CDS encoding aspartyl-phosphate phosphatase Spo0E family protein, protein MKRLFNEKALLVQIGIKRKVMYKRAKIFGYTHPLVVECSQELDVLINRYQEKVS, encoded by the coding sequence GTGAAAAGGCTATTTAACGAAAAAGCGCTGTTGGTGCAAATTGGGATTAAGAGAAAAGTTATGTATAAACGAGCGAAAATTTTCGGGTATACACATCCCCTTGTTGTCGAATGTAGTCAAGAATTGGATGTGTTGATCAATAGATATCAAGAAAAAGTATCGTAA
- a CDS encoding VLRF1 family aeRF1-type release factor yields MSLSKELQTLKEYRCDDRCVLSVYLNTNPGDPEQLNGAWRIHLKSGLKRIDEYLTASNDEKEMKAFNELRKKVEKEVEDNKNDLSKGVVIFAAADPELWSVHYVQVPVKTSFHWEDHPVTEEMEYMYKAYPEAGIILPSFGEVRILDTAMGAVIDEATYVFDPNLEGWGKKGKKDENETLTGSTRDDAIEPRLRENLQRFYKGMGEIIGKLKKERGWQEIHVSGEADLANAFAETLREKPASCIYKNLNNSKPNDVIHQVFEK; encoded by the coding sequence ATGTCATTAAGCAAAGAACTTCAAACCTTAAAAGAATATCGCTGTGATGACCGCTGTGTATTGAGTGTGTATCTAAACACCAATCCTGGCGATCCGGAACAATTAAACGGGGCATGGAGAATTCATTTGAAAAGTGGTTTAAAGCGAATTGATGAGTATTTGACGGCTTCCAATGATGAAAAAGAAATGAAAGCATTTAACGAATTAAGGAAAAAAGTTGAAAAAGAAGTCGAGGATAATAAGAATGATCTAAGCAAAGGTGTCGTGATTTTTGCAGCGGCAGATCCGGAGCTATGGTCGGTTCACTATGTTCAGGTCCCTGTGAAGACAAGCTTCCACTGGGAAGACCACCCGGTTACTGAAGAGATGGAGTATATGTACAAAGCATATCCGGAAGCGGGGATTATCTTACCCAGCTTTGGGGAAGTCCGCATTTTAGATACAGCAATGGGAGCTGTCATTGATGAAGCCACCTATGTATTTGACCCGAATTTGGAAGGGTGGGGTAAAAAAGGTAAAAAAGATGAAAATGAAACACTAACGGGGAGTACGCGCGACGATGCTATAGAACCGCGTTTGAGAGAAAACCTTCAACGTTTCTATAAAGGAATGGGCGAGATTATTGGGAAATTGAAAAAAGAACGAGGCTGGCAAGAAATCCATGTATCGGGAGAAGCTGATCTCGCAAACGCTTTCGCTGAAACATTACGCGAAAAACCCGCCAGTTGTATTTATAAAAACTTAAATAATAGTAAACCCAATGATGTGATTCACCAAGTTTTTGAAAAGTGA
- a CDS encoding ABC transporter substrate-binding protein: MKMNRIKMIIIAFSTVLLLMACGDGEKTESSNDDTKKYKIGVTQIVEHPSLNAAYEGFKEAIEDAGLDVEFVVQNAQNDNSANTTIATNLVNSGVDLIFANSTPSAQAVASATQEIPIVFTSVTDAVGAELVNSLESPGGNVTGTIDLHPDVIPQTLKFLKEELGAKSIGMIFNTGEQNARVQMDKVHELVKDMDLNVVEAPVATSAEVKQAVDSLIGKVDSLYIIKDNTVVSALESVTSVAFDNKLPMMVGELDSVKRGGLAAYGFNYHDLGYETGQMAVKILKGENNPSELAVQVPKKLKFVINEDTASKIGLEIKEEWQAEVSESAK; encoded by the coding sequence ATGAAAATGAATAGGATAAAAATGATTATCATCGCTTTTAGTACCGTACTACTTCTTATGGCATGTGGAGATGGGGAGAAAACAGAATCGAGTAATGATGACACAAAGAAATATAAAATAGGTGTCACGCAAATTGTAGAGCATCCCTCACTGAATGCTGCTTATGAGGGCTTTAAAGAGGCAATAGAAGATGCGGGACTGGACGTCGAATTTGTAGTACAAAACGCACAAAATGACAATAGTGCTAACACGACGATTGCTACGAATCTTGTTAATTCTGGTGTCGATTTGATCTTTGCAAATTCCACACCTAGTGCTCAAGCCGTAGCGAGTGCGACTCAAGAAATACCAATTGTTTTTACATCCGTTACGGATGCGGTTGGAGCTGAATTAGTAAACTCATTGGAAAGTCCCGGAGGCAATGTAACTGGCACGATAGATTTGCATCCCGACGTGATTCCGCAGACGTTGAAGTTCCTAAAGGAAGAGCTAGGTGCGAAAAGTATAGGCATGATTTTTAATACAGGGGAGCAAAATGCGCGTGTTCAAATGGATAAAGTTCATGAATTGGTAAAAGATATGGATCTCAATGTTGTTGAAGCGCCTGTAGCTACATCAGCCGAGGTGAAACAAGCTGTTGACTCATTAATTGGGAAAGTAGATTCTTTGTATATCATTAAAGACAACACGGTTGTTTCGGCGCTTGAATCTGTAACTTCAGTTGCGTTTGATAACAAACTGCCAATGATGGTTGGTGAGCTAGACTCCGTTAAACGTGGTGGTCTAGCAGCATACGGTTTTAATTACCATGATCTCGGTTATGAAACAGGTCAAATGGCCGTGAAGATTTTAAAAGGAGAAAACAATCCTTCTGAATTGGCTGTTCAAGTTCCGAAAAAACTAAAATTTGTTATTAATGAAGATACTGCTTCTAAGATTGGACTTGAAATTAAAGAGGAGTGGCAAGCCGAGGTAAGTGAATCGGCAAAGTAG
- the hpaD gene encoding 3,4-dihydroxyphenylacetate 2,3-dioxygenase, with the protein MDFSIIRIARTVLHVVDLQASRKFYVDGLGMIETESDENHIYLRGLEEHSHHSLLLKKADKSVVEVLSYKVEKEQDLDEIEKLFISKGLKTKWMAKGQQQAIGRTLRTHDNSGIPLEFFAEMPVVDRMLQRYDHYRGAKIQRIDHVNCAVPDVQKAYDFYVDHLGFSCSEYTDTEDGDLWAAWLYRKPTVHDQAFMSGPGPKLHHFAYSLTDRLSVLDCCDVLASMGYADSIERGPGRHGLSNAFFLYLRDPDGHRIELYTGDYLTCDPDLVPKRWDLNDPLRQTFWGHEAPDRWFNETSTFIDIETGDEIDCKEPLLEQRKPEIMV; encoded by the coding sequence ATGGACTTTTCAATTATACGAATTGCGAGAACTGTGCTACATGTAGTGGATTTGCAGGCGTCCCGAAAGTTCTATGTTGATGGATTAGGCATGATTGAAACAGAAAGTGATGAAAATCATATTTACTTAAGAGGGTTAGAAGAACATTCACATCACAGTCTCTTATTGAAAAAAGCAGACAAATCCGTTGTCGAAGTGCTTAGTTATAAGGTTGAAAAAGAACAGGACCTTGATGAAATCGAAAAGCTGTTCATTTCTAAAGGACTGAAAACGAAATGGATGGCGAAAGGGCAACAACAGGCAATTGGAAGAACCCTTCGGACTCATGATAACTCTGGTATTCCTTTAGAATTTTTTGCGGAAATGCCCGTTGTTGATCGGATGCTGCAGCGGTATGACCATTATCGAGGGGCAAAAATTCAGCGGATTGACCATGTGAATTGTGCTGTGCCTGATGTTCAAAAAGCCTATGATTTTTATGTTGATCACTTAGGTTTTTCATGTTCAGAGTATACGGATACTGAAGATGGAGACTTGTGGGCAGCCTGGCTATATCGTAAGCCAACTGTTCATGATCAGGCATTCATGAGTGGTCCTGGGCCAAAACTGCATCATTTTGCATATTCGCTAACAGACCGACTTAGTGTGCTTGATTGTTGCGATGTTTTGGCAAGTATGGGGTATGCAGATTCGATTGAACGCGGACCTGGCCGCCACGGTTTGTCCAATGCCTTCTTCCTCTATTTGAGAGATCCAGATGGCCACCGCATCGAACTTTACACGGGTGATTATTTAACTTGCGATCCGGACTTAGTGCCAAAACGCTGGGATTTAAATGATCCACTGCGTCAAACATTCTGGGGACACGAAGCTCCAGATCGATGGTTTAATGAAACAAGTACATTCATTGATATTGAGACGGGCGATGAAATAGACTGTAAAGAACCGTTATTAGAACAAAGAAAACCGGAAATTATGGTTTGA
- the hpaE gene encoding 5-carboxymethyl-2-hydroxymuconate semialdehyde dehydrogenase, translating to MVSTHESVSFKHETQKNISLYINGEFTPASAGKTIKNMNPFTNEQINEVAEGQSDDINKAVAAAREAFDHGPWKTMKLKKRMAYIYRIADLIDEEIEKIAYLEALDTGLPISQTRNMVSRASENFRFYARMVESRLVGDAFQVDDEFINYTIHAPVGVAGLITPWNAPFMLETWKVAPALATGNTVVLKPAELSPLSANLLAEVIHKADLPKGVFNVVHGYGETAGDALVKHPDVQLISFTGETTTGSTIIKNSADTLKSCSMELGGKSPIIVFEDADFDRALDACVWGIYSFNGERCTANSRLFLQEEIKDKFIDALKIRVANIKLGDPLDADTEVGPLIDKGHFNKVKSYLEIAKEEGTEVITGDIPIGFSEGNFVAPTLILNAENNMRVAQEEIFGPVLTVMTFRDEEEVIQMANNVDYGLAGYVWTNDIKRGHRVAHKIEAGMLWVNAQNVRDLRTPFGGSKSSGIGREGGHYGFDFYTEQKIIHVSIDEHRIQQFGNK from the coding sequence ATGGTATCAACGCATGAGTCAGTTTCTTTTAAACATGAAACACAAAAGAATATTTCTCTTTATATAAATGGTGAATTCACTCCAGCTTCAGCCGGCAAAACAATCAAAAACATGAATCCTTTTACAAATGAACAAATCAATGAAGTTGCTGAGGGGCAGTCAGATGATATTAATAAGGCAGTAGCAGCTGCGCGGGAAGCATTTGATCACGGTCCTTGGAAAACGATGAAACTAAAAAAAAGAATGGCCTATATTTACCGTATTGCAGATTTGATAGACGAAGAAATAGAAAAAATAGCTTACTTAGAAGCACTTGATACGGGACTTCCAATTAGCCAAACTAGGAATATGGTAAGCCGTGCATCGGAAAATTTCAGGTTTTATGCTCGCATGGTGGAAAGTCGTCTTGTAGGAGATGCCTTCCAAGTAGATGATGAATTTATCAATTATACAATCCACGCACCAGTAGGGGTTGCAGGATTGATCACACCGTGGAACGCTCCCTTTATGTTGGAAACATGGAAAGTTGCACCGGCGCTTGCGACTGGCAATACAGTTGTGCTAAAACCGGCAGAACTCTCCCCACTTTCAGCTAATCTATTAGCTGAAGTAATTCATAAAGCGGATCTACCGAAGGGTGTCTTCAATGTTGTGCATGGCTACGGAGAGACAGCGGGGGATGCGCTTGTCAAACATCCTGATGTCCAGCTTATTTCATTCACAGGGGAAACAACGACGGGTTCAACGATTATAAAAAACAGCGCCGACACCTTAAAAAGTTGCTCGATGGAACTTGGTGGGAAATCACCGATTATCGTTTTTGAAGATGCAGATTTCGATCGTGCTCTAGATGCTTGCGTATGGGGAATCTACTCCTTTAACGGCGAACGATGCACGGCTAACTCACGCTTGTTTTTACAAGAAGAGATCAAAGATAAATTTATTGATGCTTTAAAGATACGTGTTGCGAATATTAAACTAGGTGACCCACTAGACGCAGATACGGAAGTAGGACCACTGATTGATAAAGGTCATTTTAATAAGGTGAAAAGCTACTTGGAAATTGCAAAAGAAGAGGGTACCGAAGTGATTACTGGAGATATCCCAATTGGATTTTCTGAAGGAAACTTTGTTGCACCTACTCTAATTCTAAATGCTGAAAATAATATGCGTGTTGCACAAGAAGAAATCTTCGGTCCAGTATTAACTGTAATGACATTTAGAGACGAAGAAGAAGTCATTCAGATGGCAAACAACGTCGATTATGGACTCGCGGGTTATGTATGGACGAACGATATAAAACGAGGTCACCGCGTTGCGCATAAAATTGAAGCAGGAATGCTCTGGGTGAATGCTCAGAACGTTCGTGACTTAAGAACACCTTTTGGAGGATCGAAATCCTCTGGAATTGGACGTGAAGGTGGACATTACGGCTTTGACTTTTATACTGAACAGAAAATTATACATGTTTCAATTGATGAGCATCGTATTCAGCAGTTCGGGAATAAATAG
- the hpaI gene encoding 2,4-dihydroxyhept-2-ene-1,7-dioic acid aldolase, which yields MVYDEAKKKLRGSICPVITPFTESGAIDEKAFTELINWQIDSGSHGISVTGTSGEPSSLTIDERKRVMDLAKKTIDGRVFFAPGTGSTNHDETMELTKYAEEIGADAAMVIVPYYNRPNQEALYQHFKTVADSVVTPIIIYNIPGRSAVNMEVSTMKRLVDDCPNIIGVKEANKDFEHVNRVLLNCGRDFLLFSGIELLCYPMLAIGGAGFISATANVEPTKVAELYNAWEAGDVARAQDLHFELMPLNDVLFKDTNPSPVKVALGMMGKITPKLRLPLGLPSDEIQQEVRESLIELAILPKEAVVK from the coding sequence TTGGTCTATGATGAAGCTAAAAAGAAGTTACGAGGCTCAATTTGTCCTGTTATTACACCCTTTACTGAAAGCGGTGCAATTGACGAAAAAGCCTTTACTGAGTTGATCAATTGGCAAATTGACAGCGGAAGTCATGGGATTTCCGTTACAGGAACGAGTGGAGAACCGAGTTCTTTAACAATCGATGAGAGAAAAAGGGTTATGGATCTGGCGAAAAAGACGATTGATGGACGGGTGTTTTTCGCACCTGGAACGGGATCTACAAATCACGATGAAACAATGGAGCTAACGAAATATGCGGAAGAAATAGGTGCAGATGCTGCAATGGTTATTGTGCCTTACTATAATAGACCGAACCAAGAGGCGCTTTATCAGCACTTTAAAACGGTGGCAGATTCAGTCGTAACGCCAATCATCATTTACAATATACCAGGTAGGTCCGCTGTTAATATGGAAGTAAGTACGATGAAGCGCTTAGTCGATGATTGCCCGAATATTATCGGAGTAAAAGAGGCAAATAAAGACTTTGAACATGTGAATCGTGTGCTTCTCAACTGTGGCAGAGATTTCCTATTATTCTCAGGAATTGAACTGCTTTGTTATCCAATGCTTGCAATTGGCGGTGCTGGATTTATCAGTGCAACAGCAAATGTGGAGCCAACAAAAGTAGCGGAACTTTATAACGCATGGGAAGCTGGAGATGTTGCAAGGGCACAAGACCTTCACTTCGAATTAATGCCATTGAATGATGTACTCTTCAAAGATACGAATCCATCACCCGTTAAAGTGGCACTTGGCATGATGGGGAAAATCACGCCGAAGCTTCGCTTGCCCTTAGGATTACCTTCAGATGAAATCCAACAAGAAGTCCGGGAATCACTTATTGAACTTGCTATTTTACCTAAAGAAGCTGTTGTAAAATGA
- a CDS encoding flavin reductase family protein produces MDDRLFRNAMGSFATGVTVITTEFADEVHGMTANAFMSISLNPKLVAISIGENARMHQLIKDANQFAINILSSAQQMESKQFSGQLNLESKINFASYKGLPILENSLAVVTCELHSEYVVGDHTVFIGHVTGVKLDEKEPLLFNRGKYRELRELEE; encoded by the coding sequence ATTGATGACCGTTTATTTCGAAACGCTATGGGGAGTTTTGCAACAGGTGTAACAGTTATTACAACAGAGTTCGCAGACGAGGTACATGGCATGACAGCAAATGCGTTTATGTCCATTTCTCTAAATCCGAAGCTTGTTGCAATTAGTATTGGAGAAAATGCAAGAATGCATCAGCTAATCAAAGATGCCAATCAATTCGCGATTAACATATTATCATCTGCTCAACAAATGGAGTCGAAGCAATTTTCGGGGCAACTCAATTTAGAATCAAAAATTAATTTCGCATCCTATAAAGGTTTACCAATTCTTGAGAATTCGTTAGCGGTTGTAACATGTGAACTGCATAGCGAATATGTAGTGGGAGATCACACAGTTTTCATCGGTCATGTTACTGGCGTTAAGCTTGATGAAAAAGAACCATTATTGTTTAACCGAGGGAAATATCGCGAACTGAGAGAACTTGAAGAATAA
- the hpaB gene encoding 4-hydroxyphenylacetate 3-monooxygenase, oxygenase component: MGARTGKEYIEGIRERNTEVWIHGEKVDDVTLHPAFKNVVESVAGLYDLQHEKPEKMLYTSPTSGKKVGLSFIAPKTKEDLFKRREMHTEWATFSGGMMGRSPDYLNTSIMAFGTASQFFAQEGGGSDQFAENAADYYEYARENDISLTHTLIHPQVNRSMLTQAEQKDPFLSARITKKTPDGIIVNGCRLLATLGGITDELVVFPSTINRTPGTTDDPFAFAFAIPNNTPGLKFLSRESFDYGKSKWDHPLGARFDESDAIISFEDVLVPWERVFVSESTDICNRTYTETNAVIHMTHQVISKNVVKTEFILGVVISMMEAIGIDKFMHVKEKASEIMVILEVMRSHLYKSEHNAKIDQYGNMTPDFEPLNAARNWFPKMYQRMNEIIKILGASGLMALPTEADFSNTDVGPLVHRYTQGANINGEEKVQLFRLAWDISISAFGNRQALYEYYFFGDPVRMSNAYYDGFDKQPYKDMVTSFLNRTKKEAGILL; encoded by the coding sequence ATGGGCGCACGAACTGGGAAAGAATATATTGAGGGCATTAGAGAACGGAATACAGAAGTATGGATCCATGGTGAGAAAGTAGACGATGTTACCCTTCATCCAGCATTTAAAAATGTAGTGGAGAGCGTTGCGGGTCTTTACGATTTACAACATGAAAAGCCAGAAAAAATGCTCTATACGTCTCCGACATCAGGAAAAAAGGTTGGGCTTTCATTTATTGCTCCTAAAACGAAAGAAGATTTATTTAAAAGACGTGAAATGCATACTGAGTGGGCAACTTTTTCCGGCGGTATGATGGGGCGTTCCCCAGACTATTTGAACACGAGCATCATGGCCTTCGGTACAGCCAGTCAATTTTTTGCGCAAGAGGGCGGCGGAAGTGACCAGTTTGCTGAAAATGCAGCAGATTACTATGAGTATGCACGTGAAAATGACATTAGCTTAACACATACATTAATTCATCCACAGGTGAACAGATCAATGCTAACGCAAGCAGAGCAAAAAGATCCATTCCTCTCCGCACGTATTACGAAAAAGACCCCGGATGGCATTATAGTGAATGGCTGTCGGCTCTTGGCAACATTAGGAGGTATCACTGATGAACTTGTTGTATTCCCGTCTACTATAAACAGAACGCCGGGAACGACAGATGATCCATTCGCATTTGCATTTGCCATCCCAAATAATACACCGGGTTTAAAGTTCCTATCCCGCGAATCATTCGATTATGGCAAAAGTAAATGGGATCATCCGTTAGGCGCCAGGTTTGATGAAAGTGATGCCATCATTTCATTTGAAGATGTATTGGTTCCATGGGAAAGAGTTTTTGTAAGTGAAAGCACTGATATATGTAATCGTACGTATACCGAGACAAATGCGGTTATACATATGACGCATCAAGTTATTTCTAAAAATGTCGTAAAAACCGAATTTATTCTTGGTGTAGTCATCAGTATGATGGAAGCGATTGGTATTGATAAATTCATGCATGTTAAGGAAAAAGCTAGTGAAATTATGGTTATTTTAGAAGTGATGCGCTCTCATTTATACAAATCTGAGCACAATGCAAAAATAGATCAATATGGCAATATGACGCCAGACTTTGAACCGTTAAATGCAGCACGCAACTGGTTCCCGAAAATGTATCAGCGTATGAATGAAATCATTAAAATTCTAGGCGCTTCGGGTTTGATGGCGCTTCCAACTGAAGCAGACTTTAGCAATACAGATGTCGGCCCGTTAGTCCATCGTTACACGCAAGGAGCGAATATTAACGGCGAGGAAAAAGTACAGCTATTCCGCTTAGCATGGGATATTTCGATTAGTGCATTCGGTAACAGGCAAGCACTCTATGAATATTACTTCTTTGGAGATCCAGTGAGAATGTCGAATGCCTATTATGATGGATTTGATAAGCAACCTTATAAAGATATGGTTACGAGCTTTTTAAATAGAACAAAGAAAGAGGCAGGCATATTACTTTGA
- a CDS encoding 5-carboxymethyl-2-hydroxymuconate Delta-isomerase, whose amino-acid sequence MPHFIVEYTDNIKDEAKLEKLFEEIHKVLIARDTVFPIGGLRSRAIELKDYRVADGAEDDAFVHAVLKIGAGRSEEIKKEVCEALFEVMKEHFSLIMAKRYLALSMELIEFSKAGTYKQNNIHARFKKK is encoded by the coding sequence TTGCCACATTTTATAGTCGAGTACACAGATAACATTAAAGATGAGGCGAAACTTGAAAAGTTATTTGAGGAGATTCATAAAGTCCTGATTGCCCGAGACACTGTTTTTCCGATAGGTGGTCTTCGTTCAAGGGCGATTGAACTAAAAGACTACCGCGTGGCAGATGGTGCAGAGGATGATGCATTCGTCCATGCAGTGTTAAAGATTGGTGCGGGACGCTCAGAAGAAATAAAGAAAGAAGTTTGTGAGGCATTGTTTGAAGTGATGAAAGAACATTTCTCGTTAATAATGGCCAAGCGCTATTTAGCATTATCAATGGAACTAATCGAATTTAGTAAGGCCGGTACTTATAAACAAAATAATATTCATGCGAGATTTAAAAAGAAGTAA